The Pimelobacter simplex genomic sequence CCGGCTCCTCGGTCCGCGTGGCGACAGGCGCGGTGCCGTCACCCGCCGCCCGACGGGTACGACGACGCGGGATCCGCAGCTCGCGCACCCCCATCAGCCCGTACGGCCGCTTGATCAGCACGAGCAGCAGCACGGCCGCGACGATCAGGTCGGCGACGCCGGCCGGCAGCTCGTTGCCGCCGGTGAACTGCCCGTCCTGGAAGCGCCGCAGCACCTCCTGCAGCGCGCTCACGGCCAGGGCGCCGACGACGGCGCCGCTGAGCGAGAGGTAGCCGCCGAGCACGATCATCACGACGAACGAGAAGGTCGCGGTCAGGAAGAACCCGTTGACGTTGAACGACGTGAGGTAGCCCGCGTAGAGCGCGCCGGCCAGGCCGCACACGAGCGCGCTGAGCACCCAGGCGGTCGCCCGGTGCCGGCCCACGGCGATGCCGGAGGCCTGCGCGGCCCAGAAGTCCTCGCGGGAGGCGCGCAGCTGGAGGCCGCCGCGCGAGCAGCGGTAGAGCCAGGCCACCACGACGGCGCCCGCGGCGACGCCGAAGGCCCACCAGGTCGTCGTCCCGCGGGGGATGCCGATCATGCTCGACGAGCCGCGGGTGACCTCGGTCCAGCTGTTGAGGACGTTGTAGGTGATGAGCAGCATGGCCAGCGTCGCGATGCCCGACTGCAGGCCGCTGAGCCGGGCCACGACGGGCGCGGTCACCAGGCCGACGACGGCGGCGACGAGACCGCCGGCGAGGAGCGCGACGGGGAAGCTGCTGTGCACCTCGGCCAGCCACGACAGCCAGCCGGGCAGGTCGGAGAAGAGCGTCTTCTTCAGCGGCACCGGGATGGTCAGGTACGCCGTCGTGTACGCCCCGGCCGCCATGAACATGACGTGCCCGAACGACATCACCCCGGAGTTGCCGGAGAAGACCGACAGGCCGACCACGAAGACGACCGAGACGAGCGCGAGCGTCGCCACCCGCGCCGTCGTGACGTCGCCGGTGACGCCGACGAGGGCAGCGAGCAGGACGAGGCCGACGAGGATCACGGGCGTCTGCACCGCGGCGAGGACCCGGTTCTGGTTCTTCACGAGACACGCACCTTCGCGCCGGAGAGGAGGCCCTGGGGCCGGACGACGAGGACCGCGATGAGCGCCGAGAACAGGAAGGCGTCACGGAACGCGATCAGGTCGGTCGGCAGCAGCGACTCCAGGAGCGCCGTGGCCGCACCGAGCAGGAAGCCGCCGAGCGCGGCGCCCTTGAGGCTGCTCATCCCACCGAGGACGGCACCCACGACGCCGATGAGCATCGGCTGCAGGCCCATGTCGGCGCCGACCGAGCCCTGGCGAGCGACGAGCACCGCGCCGCCGATCGCCGACAGCACACCGACGATGACGAAGGCGGCGGGGATGACGAGGTTGGCCTTGACGCCGAGGCTCGCGGCCATCCGGAAGTCCTCGGCCGCGGCACGCAGCTGGATGCCGAGGCTGGTCCGGCCCATCAGCCACGCGACCACGAGCAGCATCACGCCGCACAGCACGAGGGTGACGAGGTCGAGCACGCTGACGTCGGCGCCGAGGATGTTCACGCGGTGCGACAGGAAGCGCTCCGGCGGTACGCCGCGGGTGCGGGGCAGCACGGTCATCCGGGCCAGGCTCTGGAGCGCGAGGCTGACCGCGAAGGACGCGATCATCAGCGTCACCGGGTCGGCGTTGCGCAGCGGGTGGAAGGCGAGCCGCTCGCTGATCAGCGCCACCACGACGGCGAAGACGATCGCCATCAGGAGCGCGAACGGCCAGGGCTGGTCGCGGAACAGGTACATCGCGAACGCGCCGGCGAGGATGAGCTCGCCGTACGCGAAGTTCATCAGGCCGAGCACGCCGAACAGCAGCGCGACGCCGATCGTCAGCAGGGCGTAGAGCGCGCCGAGCCCGACCGCGTTGATCAGGAACTCCAGGATCATCGGGAGACACCCACTTCAGCAGGAGAGAAGCCGAGGTAGTCGACGACGGCCGGCATCCGGCCGAGCTCGGCCGCGGTCCCGCTGCCCAGCACCTTGCCGGGTGCCTGGAGCACGTAGGAGCGGTCGGAGACCTCGAGCGAACGGACGGCGTTCTGCTCGACGAGAAGGATCGTCATGCCCTGCTCGCGCAGCGCGACGACGACGTCGAAGATCAGGTCGACGACGATGGGCGCCAGGCCCAGCGTCGGCTCGTCGAGCAGGAGGATGCGGGGGTTGAGCAGGAGCGCCCGCGCGATCGCGAGCTGCTGCTGCTCACCACCGGAGAGCAGGCTGGCACCACGGTTCCAGTAGGTGCGCAGGATCGGGAACCGCTCGAGCTCGCGCTCGATGTCGGCCGCCACCTGCGCCTTGTCCTTGCGGGTGACCGCGCCCAGGCGCAGGTTCTCGCCCACGGTGAGGCTGGCGAAGATGCCGCGGCTCTCGGGGACGTGCGAGACGCCGGCCCGGATGGTCGACCACGACTTGCTCGCGACCGAGGTGCCGTCGACGGTGATCGAGCCGGACGCCACGGGCACCTCGCCCATGATCGCCTTGACCAGGGTGCTCTTGCCGGCCCCGTTCTGGCCGATGAGCGAGACCAGCTCGCCCTCGCCGACCTCGAGCGAGCAGCCCTGGACGGCCCGGACGGAGGAGCCGTACTGGAGGTGGACGTCCTCGATGCGCAGGACCATGTCAGTGTCGCTTTCCGAAGTAGATCTCGATGACCTGGGGATCGGAGCGGACGGCCGCCGGCTCGCCCT encodes the following:
- a CDS encoding branched-chain amino acid ABC transporter permease, translated to MKNQNRVLAAVQTPVILVGLVLLAALVGVTGDVTTARVATLALVSVVFVVGLSVFSGNSGVMSFGHVMFMAAGAYTTAYLTIPVPLKKTLFSDLPGWLSWLAEVHSSFPVALLAGGLVAAVVGLVTAPVVARLSGLQSGIATLAMLLITYNVLNSWTEVTRGSSSMIGIPRGTTTWWAFGVAAGAVVVAWLYRCSRGGLQLRASREDFWAAQASGIAVGRHRATAWVLSALVCGLAGALYAGYLTSFNVNGFFLTATFSFVVMIVLGGYLSLSGAVVGALAVSALQEVLRRFQDGQFTGGNELPAGVADLIVAAVLLLVLIKRPYGLMGVRELRIPRRRTRRAAGDGTAPVATRTEEPVGSVSG
- a CDS encoding branched-chain amino acid ABC transporter permease, giving the protein MILEFLINAVGLGALYALLTIGVALLFGVLGLMNFAYGELILAGAFAMYLFRDQPWPFALLMAIVFAVVVALISERLAFHPLRNADPVTLMIASFAVSLALQSLARMTVLPRTRGVPPERFLSHRVNILGADVSVLDLVTLVLCGVMLLVVAWLMGRTSLGIQLRAAAEDFRMAASLGVKANLVIPAAFVIVGVLSAIGGAVLVARQGSVGADMGLQPMLIGVVGAVLGGMSSLKGAALGGFLLGAATALLESLLPTDLIAFRDAFLFSALIAVLVVRPQGLLSGAKVRVS
- a CDS encoding ABC transporter ATP-binding protein, which translates into the protein MVLRIEDVHLQYGSSVRAVQGCSLEVGEGELVSLIGQNGAGKSTLVKAIMGEVPVASGSITVDGTSVASKSWSTIRAGVSHVPESRGIFASLTVGENLRLGAVTRKDKAQVAADIERELERFPILRTYWNRGASLLSGGEQQQLAIARALLLNPRILLLDEPTLGLAPIVVDLIFDVVVALREQGMTILLVEQNAVRSLEVSDRSYVLQAPGKVLGSGTAAELGRMPAVVDYLGFSPAEVGVSR